From a single Seriola aureovittata isolate HTS-2021-v1 ecotype China chromosome 18, ASM2101889v1, whole genome shotgun sequence genomic region:
- the srsf9 gene encoding serine/arginine-rich splicing factor 9: MSDGRIYVGNLPVDVQERDIEDLFYKYGKIREIELKNNRGTIPFAFVRFEDPRDADDAVYGRNGYGYGDSKLRVEYPRSSGAKFGPMGGGGGGGGGGPRGRFGPPTRRSEFRVIVTGLPPTGSWQDLKDHMREAGDVCFADVQRDGEGVVEFLRREDMEYALRRLDRTEFRSHQGETAYIRVYEERGTPNWGRSRSRSRSRGRYSPPYHNRGSPPPRYQSPPRHAMSRHSPPPRRHPPQHHSPPPRHYR, encoded by the exons ATGTCAGATGGCCGGATCTACGTGGGGAACCTTCCCGTGGATGTCCAGGAGAGAGACATTGAGGATCTCTTCTATAAATATGGAAAAATCCGTGAAATTGAATTGAAGAACAATAGAGGCACTATCCCTTTTGCCTTCGTCCGTTTTGAAGACCCACG GGATGCGGATGATGCTGTCTATGGAAGGAATGGATATGGATATGGAGACTCCAAGCTTCGTGTAGAGTATCCTCGATCCTCTGGTGCTAAATTTGGTCCAatgggaggtggtggaggaggaggaggaggaggacctaGGGGAAGATTTGGACCCCCAACTCGAAGATCTGAATTCCGCGTCATAGTGACTG GGTTGCCACCAACCGGGAGCTGGCAGGATCTGAAGGATCATATGCGTGAGGCAGgagatgtttgttttgcagatgtGCAACGAGACGGAGAGGGTGTGGTGGAATTTCTCCGTAGAGAGGACATGGAGTACGCTTTACGCAGACTGGATCGGACCGAGTTCCGTTCACATCAA GGTGAGACTGCCTACATCCGTGTCTATGAGGAGAGGGGCACTCCCAACTGGGGTCGGTCGCGTTCCCGCTCCAGATCCAGAGGCCGCTATTCACCTCCCTACCATAACAGAGGATCTCCCCCTCCACGCTACCAGTCGCCTCCACGCCACGCTATGTCGCGCCATAGTCCACCCCCCAGGAGGCACCCCCCACAGCACCATAGCCCACCGCCACGTCATTATCGGTAG
- the sgsm1b gene encoding small G protein signaling modulator 1 isoform X1, translating into MFSPVTEAETRQKLLRNVKKEVKQIMEEAVTRKFVHADSSHIISFCAVVEACVLHGLKRRIAGLLCSNKVAALFMKVAKSFSPAEELCHKVQELEQLIENSKQNNSSVSNDRSRQSKLANLPPQALKHLWIRTALMEKLLDKIVLYLVENSSAFYEKEAMLMDPVDGPILASLLVGPCALEYTKVKTADHFWTDPSADELVQRHRIHSGHCRQDSPSRRPALIQKRQSSGSMDDRPLMWVREYVESLHQNSRATLLFGKNNVLVQPRDDMEAIPGYLSLHQTADLMTLKWTPNQLMNGNVGELDSEKSVYWDYAMTIRLEEIVYLHCHQQVNSGGTVVLVSQDGIQRPPLHFPKGGHLLQFLTCLETGLLPHGQLDPPLWNQRGKGKVFPKLRKRSPHGSCDSVSDKEDDEATDYVFRILFPGNQMEFMALELMDQGVNMWQPTPRKSSCSSCSQNGSSDGSLPNGCNQERAPLKLLCDTMKYQIISRAFYGWLAYCRHLSTVRTHLSALVNTSIVDPDVPCDAQGGLSVEVWGRFLKDSSAYEEKEIHRLVYFGGVAPSLRKEVWPFLLGHYQFTMTQKSRLEIDEQMRIMYEQTLKEWQGCEAIVRQREREKHAEALARCSSGASVERGPVQRDSTISTDSSLSSSSDQQNTHSQSDSSSSAQLFGSVEAVDQIESGPRPEEGEVKHSSPVKDISNGTADSLQLPSLNPSSPDLSNQHPGSENSPPVTESTVGPSTSQPSAEASEVLNEKITTGSQPEGTDVMDPAAKDKISETEKMETVSEHEAAGETGSSRSKETSEAEEKPEEEEKDITTNEQSKDLKEVDTNMNIRSAPENTNVLKLEKEIHNEYFQAPPLGQTLTFQVHKSKDLEMEPLSPPTAEKDTNHQIEISVKPETPSEKNTSQMIKSCATESERKEAEATVCDLAETKKDKAAEIPFDKPGTNSPVRQVLNALQSASRGSLSLSPHSRQSPDTADSDDSPSALEMEDIPAGITCVNSEDIKARPLAGLAAPPISLAQREKMASEGLVLDHHLDTACNTSPEGTDLGLSEDEPEMENVLTEPESGDVGGDTKHDESSEGQTYSQEILDMYLINLHRIDKDVRRCDRTYWYFTPENLEKLRNIMCSYVWQHLDTGYVQGMCDLLAPLLVILDDEVMAFSCFTELMKRMNQNFPHGGAMDSHFANMRSLIQILDSELFELMQQNGDYTHFYFCYRWFLLDFKREMVYDDVFSVWETIWAAKHTSSEHFVLFIALALVEMYRDIILENNMDFTDIIKFFNEMAERHNVPQVLMMARDLVHKVQTLIENK; encoded by the exons ATGTTTTCTCCCGTGACAGAGGCCGAGACGCGCCAGAAATTGCTGCGCAATGTGAAGAAAGAG GTGAAACAAATTATGGAGGAGGCAGTAACGAGGAAATTTGTGCATGCTGACAGCAGCCACATCATATCTTTCTGTg ctGTAGTGGAGGCCTGTGTGCTTCATGGACTGAAGCGCCGTATTGCAGGCCTGCTGTGCAGTAACAAGGTTGCAGCACTCTTTATGAAGGTGGCAAAAAGCTTTTCACCTGCTGAGGAACTCTGCCACAAGGTCCAGGAGCTGGAACAGCTTATTGAAAACAG CAAACAGAACAATTCCTCGGTGAGTAATGACCGCAGTCGGCAATCGAAGTTGGCCAACCTCCCTCCTCAGGCACTGAAACACCTGTGGATCCGAACTGCCCTGATGGAGAAGCTCCTGGACAAGATTGTCCTGTACTTGGTAGAGAACAGCAG TGCCTTCTATGAGAAAGAAGCTATGCTGATGGATCCTGTGGATGGACCAATTCTTGCATCTCTATTGG TTGGCCCCTGTGCTTTGGAGTACACCAAAGTGAAGACTGCAGACCATTTCTGGACGGACCCATCTGCTGACGAACTCGTACAGCGACATCGTATCCACAGCGGCCACTGTCGGCAGGATTCTCCCTCCAGACGACCTGCCCTG ATCCAGAAGAGGCAGTCCAGCGGTAGCATGGACGATCGCCCTCTCATGTGGGTGAGGGAATACGTTGAATCACTCCACCAAAACTCCAGAGCCACACTTCTGTTTGGAAAGAACAATGTCCTGGTGCAGCCA agagatGACATGGAGGCGATCCCAGGCTACCTTTCTCTACATCAAACTGCAGATCTTATGACACTGAAATGGACGCCCAATCAGCTGATGAATGGCAATGTGGGGGAGCTGGATTCGGAGAAAAG TGTTTATTGGGATTATGCCATGACCATTCGTTTGGAAGAGATTGTGTATCTCCACTGTCATCAGCAAG TGAACAGTGGTGGGACAGTAGTTTTGGTGAGCCAGGATGGGATCCAGAGACCTCCCCTACATTTCCCCAAAGGAGGCCACCTCCTCCAGTTTCTCACCTGCCTGGAGACCGGCCTGCTACCTCACGGACAACTGGACCCGCCCCTCTGGAATCAGAGAGGAAAG GGAAAGGTTTTCCCCAAATTGCGAAAGAGGAGTCCACACGGCTCATGTGATTCTGTATCAGATAAGGAAGATGATGAAGCAACCGATTATGTGTTTCGGATCCTCTTTCCTGGCAATCAGATGGAGTTCA TGGCTCTAGAGCTGATGGACCAGGGTGTGAACATGTGGCAACCAACCCCCAGGAAGTCTTCGTGCTCCTCTTGCTCACAAAATGGCTCTTCTGATGGCTCTCTGCCTAATGGCTGTAATCAAGAGAG GGCTCCCTTAAAGCTCCTCTGTGACACCATGAAGTACCAGATAATCTCCCGTGCTTTCTACGGAT gGCTTGCATACTGCCGTCATCTGTCAACAGTCCGTACCCACCTCTCTGCTCTGGTGAACACCAGTATAGTTGACCCTGATGTGCCCTGTGATGCCCAAGGAGGTCTCTCTGTGGAGGTGTGGGGCAGGTTCCTCAAGGACAGCTCT GCCTATGAGGAGAAGGAGATACACAGGCTTGTGTATTTTGGTGGTGTGGCCCCTTCACTACGCAAAGAGGTCTGGCCCTTCCTGTTGGGACACTACCAGTTCACCATGACTCAGAAATCCAGGCTGGAG ATTGATGAGCAGATGCGGATCATGTATGAGCAGACTCTGAAGGAGTGGCAGGGCTGTGAAGCCATTGTCcgtcagagggagagagagaaacatgctGAGGCTCTTGCCAGATGTTCGTCCGGAGCCAGTGTGGAGAGAGGACCAGTGCAGCGGGACTCCACCATCAGTACAGAT TCGTCTCTGAGTAGCAGCTCAGATCAACAGAACACCCACTCACAGAGTGATTCCAGCAGTAGCGCACAG TTATTTGGATCAGTCGAGGCAGTGGATCAGATTGAGTCTGGGCCCAGGCCTGAGGAAGGAGAAGTCAAGCACAGCAGTCCAGTGAAGGATATATCAAATGGTACTGCGGACTCGCTACAACTTCCCTCCCTAAACCCCTCCTCTCCAGATCTGTCAAATCAACATCCAGGTTCAGAAAATAGTCCTCCTGTAACAGAGTCAACTGTTGGACCTTCAACATCTCAGCCATCAGCTGAAGCATCAGAAGTCTTGAATGAGAAAATTACAACTGGATCACAGCCAGAAGGAACAGATGTTATGGACCCAGCAGCCAAGGACAAGATTTCAGAGACGGAAAAGATGGAGACAGTTTCAGAACATGAGGCAGCTGGGGAAACTGGAAGCAGTAGGTCAAAAGAGACATCtgaagctgaagaaaaacctgaagaggaagaaaaagatataacaacaaatgaacaatcTAAAGATTTAAAAGAGGTAGACACAAATATGAATATAAGATCTGCTCCAGAGAACACTAATGTTCTAAAGCTGGAAAAAGAGATTCATAATGAATATTTCCAGGCACCTCCACTTGGGCAGACCTTGACTTTTCAAGTCCACAAGAGCAAAGACTTGGAAATGGAGCCATTATCTCCACCTACAGCAGAAAAAGATACTAATCATCAAATTGAGATTTCTGTAAAACCTGAAACGCCTTCTGAAAAGAACACATCACAAATGATCAAGAGCTGTGCCACAGAGTCAGAAAGAAAGGAAGCTGAAGCAACAGTTTGTGACTTGGCTGAAACCAAAAAGGACAAAGCTGCAGAAATTCCCTTTGATAAACCTGGTACAAATTCACCAGTCAGACAAGTATTGAACGCTCTCCAATCAGCGTCGAGGGGGAGCCTTTCATTATCGCCCCATTCTCGGCAGTCTCCGGACACGGCGGATTCAGATGACTCTCCATCTGCCCTGGAAATGGAGGACATTCCTGCAGGGATAACATGTGTGAACTCTGAGGATATTAAGGCCAGGCCTTTGGCAGGCCTTGCCGCACCACCAATCTCCCTGGCACAAAGAGAGAAGATGGCATCCGAGGGCCTTGTCCTAGATCACCATCTGGACACAGCTTGTAACACCAGTCCTGAGGGCACCGACCTGGGCCTCTCTGAAGATGAGCCTGAGATGGAGAATGTGCTCACTGAACCAGAGTCCGGAGATGTGGGAGGAGACACCAAACATGATGAATCCTCGGAGGGACAAACCTATTCT caagaaaTACTGGACATGTACTTGATCAACTTACATCGCATTGACAAAGATGTCCGACGTTGCGACAGAACATATTGGTACTTCACTCCTGAGAACCTGGAGAAGCTGCGTAACATCATGTGCAG TTACGTGTGGCAGCATCTGGATACAGGTTACGTCCAGGGCATGTGTGACCTGCTGGCTCCTCTACTGGTTATCCTGGACGATG AGGTCATGGCTttcagctgcttcactgaactgatgaagaggatgaaccAGAATTTTCCTCACGGAGGTGCCATGGACTCTCACTTTGCCAATATGCGTTCTCTCATCCAG ATTCTGGACTCTGAGCTGTTTGAACTGATGCAGCAGAATGGAGACTATACCCACTTCTACTTCTGCTATCGCTGGTTTCTACTGGACTTCAAAAGAG AAATGGTGTATGATgatgtgttctctgtgtggGAAACCATCTGGGCCGCCAAGCACACCTCCTCCGAGCACTTTGTGCTCTTCATTGCTCTGGCACTTGTGGAGATGTATAGAGACATCATCCTAGAAAATAACATGGACTTCACAGACATCATCAAGTTCTTCAATG AAATGGCAGAGCGACACAACGTCCCCCAAGTCCTGATGATGGCTCGAGACTTGGTCCACAAAGTTCAGACTCTCATAGAAAACAAGTGA
- the sgsm1b gene encoding small G protein signaling modulator 1 isoform X2 has translation MGEAETRQKLLRNVKKEVKQIMEEAVTRKFVHADSSHIISFCAVVEACVLHGLKRRIAGLLCSNKVAALFMKVAKSFSPAEELCHKVQELEQLIENSKQNNSSVSNDRSRQSKLANLPPQALKHLWIRTALMEKLLDKIVLYLVENSSAFYEKEAMLMDPVDGPILASLLVGPCALEYTKVKTADHFWTDPSADELVQRHRIHSGHCRQDSPSRRPALIQKRQSSGSMDDRPLMWVREYVESLHQNSRATLLFGKNNVLVQPRDDMEAIPGYLSLHQTADLMTLKWTPNQLMNGNVGELDSEKSVYWDYAMTIRLEEIVYLHCHQQVNSGGTVVLVSQDGIQRPPLHFPKGGHLLQFLTCLETGLLPHGQLDPPLWNQRGKGKVFPKLRKRSPHGSCDSVSDKEDDEATDYVFRILFPGNQMEFMALELMDQGVNMWQPTPRKSSCSSCSQNGSSDGSLPNGCNQERAPLKLLCDTMKYQIISRAFYGWLAYCRHLSTVRTHLSALVNTSIVDPDVPCDAQGGLSVEVWGRFLKDSSAYEEKEIHRLVYFGGVAPSLRKEVWPFLLGHYQFTMTQKSRLEIDEQMRIMYEQTLKEWQGCEAIVRQREREKHAEALARCSSGASVERGPVQRDSTISTDSSLSSSSDQQNTHSQSDSSSSAQLFGSVEAVDQIESGPRPEEGEVKHSSPVKDISNGTADSLQLPSLNPSSPDLSNQHPGSENSPPVTESTVGPSTSQPSAEASEVLNEKITTGSQPEGTDVMDPAAKDKISETEKMETVSEHEAAGETGSSRSKETSEAEEKPEEEEKDITTNEQSKDLKEVDTNMNIRSAPENTNVLKLEKEIHNEYFQAPPLGQTLTFQVHKSKDLEMEPLSPPTAEKDTNHQIEISVKPETPSEKNTSQMIKSCATESERKEAEATVCDLAETKKDKAAEIPFDKPGTNSPVRQVLNALQSASRGSLSLSPHSRQSPDTADSDDSPSALEMEDIPAGITCVNSEDIKARPLAGLAAPPISLAQREKMASEGLVLDHHLDTACNTSPEGTDLGLSEDEPEMENVLTEPESGDVGGDTKHDESSEGQTYSQEILDMYLINLHRIDKDVRRCDRTYWYFTPENLEKLRNIMCSYVWQHLDTGYVQGMCDLLAPLLVILDDEVMAFSCFTELMKRMNQNFPHGGAMDSHFANMRSLIQILDSELFELMQQNGDYTHFYFCYRWFLLDFKREMVYDDVFSVWETIWAAKHTSSEHFVLFIALALVEMYRDIILENNMDFTDIIKFFNEMAERHNVPQVLMMARDLVHKVQTLIENK, from the exons ATGGGAG AGGCCGAGACGCGCCAGAAATTGCTGCGCAATGTGAAGAAAGAG GTGAAACAAATTATGGAGGAGGCAGTAACGAGGAAATTTGTGCATGCTGACAGCAGCCACATCATATCTTTCTGTg ctGTAGTGGAGGCCTGTGTGCTTCATGGACTGAAGCGCCGTATTGCAGGCCTGCTGTGCAGTAACAAGGTTGCAGCACTCTTTATGAAGGTGGCAAAAAGCTTTTCACCTGCTGAGGAACTCTGCCACAAGGTCCAGGAGCTGGAACAGCTTATTGAAAACAG CAAACAGAACAATTCCTCGGTGAGTAATGACCGCAGTCGGCAATCGAAGTTGGCCAACCTCCCTCCTCAGGCACTGAAACACCTGTGGATCCGAACTGCCCTGATGGAGAAGCTCCTGGACAAGATTGTCCTGTACTTGGTAGAGAACAGCAG TGCCTTCTATGAGAAAGAAGCTATGCTGATGGATCCTGTGGATGGACCAATTCTTGCATCTCTATTGG TTGGCCCCTGTGCTTTGGAGTACACCAAAGTGAAGACTGCAGACCATTTCTGGACGGACCCATCTGCTGACGAACTCGTACAGCGACATCGTATCCACAGCGGCCACTGTCGGCAGGATTCTCCCTCCAGACGACCTGCCCTG ATCCAGAAGAGGCAGTCCAGCGGTAGCATGGACGATCGCCCTCTCATGTGGGTGAGGGAATACGTTGAATCACTCCACCAAAACTCCAGAGCCACACTTCTGTTTGGAAAGAACAATGTCCTGGTGCAGCCA agagatGACATGGAGGCGATCCCAGGCTACCTTTCTCTACATCAAACTGCAGATCTTATGACACTGAAATGGACGCCCAATCAGCTGATGAATGGCAATGTGGGGGAGCTGGATTCGGAGAAAAG TGTTTATTGGGATTATGCCATGACCATTCGTTTGGAAGAGATTGTGTATCTCCACTGTCATCAGCAAG TGAACAGTGGTGGGACAGTAGTTTTGGTGAGCCAGGATGGGATCCAGAGACCTCCCCTACATTTCCCCAAAGGAGGCCACCTCCTCCAGTTTCTCACCTGCCTGGAGACCGGCCTGCTACCTCACGGACAACTGGACCCGCCCCTCTGGAATCAGAGAGGAAAG GGAAAGGTTTTCCCCAAATTGCGAAAGAGGAGTCCACACGGCTCATGTGATTCTGTATCAGATAAGGAAGATGATGAAGCAACCGATTATGTGTTTCGGATCCTCTTTCCTGGCAATCAGATGGAGTTCA TGGCTCTAGAGCTGATGGACCAGGGTGTGAACATGTGGCAACCAACCCCCAGGAAGTCTTCGTGCTCCTCTTGCTCACAAAATGGCTCTTCTGATGGCTCTCTGCCTAATGGCTGTAATCAAGAGAG GGCTCCCTTAAAGCTCCTCTGTGACACCATGAAGTACCAGATAATCTCCCGTGCTTTCTACGGAT gGCTTGCATACTGCCGTCATCTGTCAACAGTCCGTACCCACCTCTCTGCTCTGGTGAACACCAGTATAGTTGACCCTGATGTGCCCTGTGATGCCCAAGGAGGTCTCTCTGTGGAGGTGTGGGGCAGGTTCCTCAAGGACAGCTCT GCCTATGAGGAGAAGGAGATACACAGGCTTGTGTATTTTGGTGGTGTGGCCCCTTCACTACGCAAAGAGGTCTGGCCCTTCCTGTTGGGACACTACCAGTTCACCATGACTCAGAAATCCAGGCTGGAG ATTGATGAGCAGATGCGGATCATGTATGAGCAGACTCTGAAGGAGTGGCAGGGCTGTGAAGCCATTGTCcgtcagagggagagagagaaacatgctGAGGCTCTTGCCAGATGTTCGTCCGGAGCCAGTGTGGAGAGAGGACCAGTGCAGCGGGACTCCACCATCAGTACAGAT TCGTCTCTGAGTAGCAGCTCAGATCAACAGAACACCCACTCACAGAGTGATTCCAGCAGTAGCGCACAG TTATTTGGATCAGTCGAGGCAGTGGATCAGATTGAGTCTGGGCCCAGGCCTGAGGAAGGAGAAGTCAAGCACAGCAGTCCAGTGAAGGATATATCAAATGGTACTGCGGACTCGCTACAACTTCCCTCCCTAAACCCCTCCTCTCCAGATCTGTCAAATCAACATCCAGGTTCAGAAAATAGTCCTCCTGTAACAGAGTCAACTGTTGGACCTTCAACATCTCAGCCATCAGCTGAAGCATCAGAAGTCTTGAATGAGAAAATTACAACTGGATCACAGCCAGAAGGAACAGATGTTATGGACCCAGCAGCCAAGGACAAGATTTCAGAGACGGAAAAGATGGAGACAGTTTCAGAACATGAGGCAGCTGGGGAAACTGGAAGCAGTAGGTCAAAAGAGACATCtgaagctgaagaaaaacctgaagaggaagaaaaagatataacaacaaatgaacaatcTAAAGATTTAAAAGAGGTAGACACAAATATGAATATAAGATCTGCTCCAGAGAACACTAATGTTCTAAAGCTGGAAAAAGAGATTCATAATGAATATTTCCAGGCACCTCCACTTGGGCAGACCTTGACTTTTCAAGTCCACAAGAGCAAAGACTTGGAAATGGAGCCATTATCTCCACCTACAGCAGAAAAAGATACTAATCATCAAATTGAGATTTCTGTAAAACCTGAAACGCCTTCTGAAAAGAACACATCACAAATGATCAAGAGCTGTGCCACAGAGTCAGAAAGAAAGGAAGCTGAAGCAACAGTTTGTGACTTGGCTGAAACCAAAAAGGACAAAGCTGCAGAAATTCCCTTTGATAAACCTGGTACAAATTCACCAGTCAGACAAGTATTGAACGCTCTCCAATCAGCGTCGAGGGGGAGCCTTTCATTATCGCCCCATTCTCGGCAGTCTCCGGACACGGCGGATTCAGATGACTCTCCATCTGCCCTGGAAATGGAGGACATTCCTGCAGGGATAACATGTGTGAACTCTGAGGATATTAAGGCCAGGCCTTTGGCAGGCCTTGCCGCACCACCAATCTCCCTGGCACAAAGAGAGAAGATGGCATCCGAGGGCCTTGTCCTAGATCACCATCTGGACACAGCTTGTAACACCAGTCCTGAGGGCACCGACCTGGGCCTCTCTGAAGATGAGCCTGAGATGGAGAATGTGCTCACTGAACCAGAGTCCGGAGATGTGGGAGGAGACACCAAACATGATGAATCCTCGGAGGGACAAACCTATTCT caagaaaTACTGGACATGTACTTGATCAACTTACATCGCATTGACAAAGATGTCCGACGTTGCGACAGAACATATTGGTACTTCACTCCTGAGAACCTGGAGAAGCTGCGTAACATCATGTGCAG TTACGTGTGGCAGCATCTGGATACAGGTTACGTCCAGGGCATGTGTGACCTGCTGGCTCCTCTACTGGTTATCCTGGACGATG AGGTCATGGCTttcagctgcttcactgaactgatgaagaggatgaaccAGAATTTTCCTCACGGAGGTGCCATGGACTCTCACTTTGCCAATATGCGTTCTCTCATCCAG ATTCTGGACTCTGAGCTGTTTGAACTGATGCAGCAGAATGGAGACTATACCCACTTCTACTTCTGCTATCGCTGGTTTCTACTGGACTTCAAAAGAG AAATGGTGTATGATgatgtgttctctgtgtggGAAACCATCTGGGCCGCCAAGCACACCTCCTCCGAGCACTTTGTGCTCTTCATTGCTCTGGCACTTGTGGAGATGTATAGAGACATCATCCTAGAAAATAACATGGACTTCACAGACATCATCAAGTTCTTCAATG AAATGGCAGAGCGACACAACGTCCCCCAAGTCCTGATGATGGCTCGAGACTTGGTCCACAAAGTTCAGACTCTCATAGAAAACAAGTGA